Proteins from a genomic interval of Caulobacter rhizosphaerae:
- a CDS encoding MFS transporter has protein sequence MILTLRRTLGNRYAFVVAAATFLALLSAAGLRAAPGVLILPLEKAFHWDRGTISLAAGIGIFLYGLTGPFAAALMQSFGVRRTISLALLLMAVSTGLSAFMTQSWQYVATWGVMAGVGSGAVAMVLGATIVNRWFVQRRGLMLGLLTAATATGSLVFLPAMAWIADHGGWRPVVLTVAAVAAVMAPICWLLIPESPDAIGQRPFGAPEDWTPPPKGSASNALAAAFGALHRASKTRTFWLLFGGFFICGLTTNGLIGVHMIAFCGDRGLPEVKAAGLLALMGLFDLFGTTASGWLTDRYDPRKLLFMYYALRGLSLIYLPFSDFSIMSLSVFAVFYGLDWIATVPPTVRLATEAFGDRDGPIVFGWIGAGHQLGAATAAIGAGVIRAQQGQYLQAFVIAGLAGLLAAGASLMVRRSLVASAA, from the coding sequence ATGATCCTCACGCTTCGCCGCACCCTCGGAAACCGCTACGCCTTCGTTGTCGCAGCGGCCACGTTTCTTGCTCTTTTATCTGCCGCAGGCCTCAGGGCGGCGCCGGGCGTCCTGATCCTTCCGCTGGAAAAGGCCTTCCACTGGGACCGGGGCACGATCTCGCTGGCCGCCGGGATCGGCATCTTCCTCTACGGCCTGACCGGGCCGTTCGCGGCGGCGCTGATGCAATCGTTCGGCGTGCGCCGCACGATCAGCCTGGCCCTGCTGCTGATGGCGGTGTCGACGGGGCTGTCGGCCTTCATGACCCAGAGCTGGCAGTACGTGGCCACCTGGGGCGTGATGGCGGGCGTCGGCAGCGGGGCGGTGGCCATGGTGCTGGGCGCGACCATCGTCAACCGCTGGTTCGTCCAGCGGCGCGGCCTGATGCTCGGCCTGCTGACGGCGGCGACGGCGACCGGCTCGCTGGTCTTCCTGCCGGCCATGGCCTGGATCGCCGATCACGGCGGCTGGCGGCCGGTGGTGCTGACCGTGGCCGCCGTCGCCGCGGTCATGGCCCCGATCTGCTGGCTGCTGATCCCCGAGAGCCCCGACGCCATCGGCCAGCGCCCGTTCGGCGCGCCCGAGGACTGGACCCCGCCGCCCAAGGGCTCGGCCTCCAACGCCCTGGCCGCGGCGTTCGGCGCCCTGCACCGGGCCAGCAAGACCCGCACCTTCTGGCTGCTGTTCGGCGGCTTCTTCATCTGCGGCCTGACCACCAACGGCCTGATCGGCGTGCACATGATCGCCTTCTGCGGCGACCGCGGCCTGCCCGAGGTCAAGGCCGCCGGCCTGCTGGCGTTGATGGGCCTGTTCGACCTGTTCGGCACCACGGCGTCGGGCTGGCTGACCGACCGCTACGACCCGCGCAAGCTGCTGTTCATGTACTACGCCCTGCGCGGGCTCTCGCTGATCTACCTGCCGTTCTCGGATTTCTCGATCATGAGCCTATCGGTGTTCGCGGTGTTCTACGGGCTGGACTGGATCGCCACCGTGCCGCCGACCGTGCGCCTGGCGACCGAGGCGTTCGGCGACCGTGACGGGCCCATCGTGTTCGGCTGGATCGGAGCGGGCCACCAGCTCGGCGCGGCGACCGCGGCGATCGGCGCGGGCGTGATCCGCGCCCAGCAGGGTCAGTACCTGCAGGCGTTCGTCATCGCCGGCCTCGCGGGCCTGCTGGCGGCGGGGGCCTCGCTGATGGTGCGTAGATCGTTGGTCGCGAGCGCGGCTTAG
- a CDS encoding GNAT family N-acetyltransferase — MTDHPLDRVIWNAFTTRQAHVALVDGGAFRVHPDVGIFAATADHAPESLAALGRLVQAHPGEVGVVERFDLPPVPGTQVTKRAVLNQMVAQTLARPKPVDFEIQPLGDADSPQMVALAALTAPGPFFSRTHELGDFVGVKVDGQLVAMAGERLQPEGFTEVSGVCAHPDHRGKGYAATLMLHVAGRIVDRGETPFLHSFADNAGAIALYEALGFRFRCEQILTMLAPQ; from the coding sequence ATGACCGACCACCCGCTCGACCGCGTGATCTGGAACGCCTTCACGACACGCCAGGCGCATGTGGCCCTGGTCGACGGCGGCGCGTTTCGCGTCCATCCCGACGTCGGCATCTTCGCCGCGACGGCCGACCACGCGCCCGAAAGCCTGGCCGCCCTGGGCCGGCTGGTCCAGGCCCATCCCGGCGAGGTCGGGGTGGTGGAGCGGTTCGACCTTCCGCCGGTCCCGGGGACGCAGGTCACCAAGCGCGCGGTGCTCAACCAGATGGTCGCCCAGACCCTGGCCCGGCCCAAGCCCGTGGACTTCGAGATCCAGCCCCTGGGCGACGCCGACTCGCCGCAGATGGTGGCCCTGGCCGCCCTGACCGCGCCGGGTCCGTTCTTCTCGCGCACCCACGAACTGGGCGATTTCGTCGGGGTGAAGGTCGACGGCCAACTCGTGGCCATGGCCGGCGAGCGCCTCCAGCCCGAAGGCTTCACCGAGGTCAGCGGCGTCTGCGCCCATCCCGACCATCGCGGCAAGGGCTATGCGGCGACGCTGATGCTGCACGTGGCCGGCAGAATCGTCGACCGCGGCGAAACGCCGTTCCTGCACAGCTTCGCCGACAACGCCGGTGCCATCGCGCTGTACGAGGCGCTGGGGTTCCGGTTTCGCTGCGAGCAGATCTTGACGATGCTGGCGCCCCAATAG
- a CDS encoding TetR/AcrR family transcriptional regulator — protein sequence MTKFDEKIPEHHLPYGPGPRAAERIFETARDLFYREGIRAVGVDEIVTKAGVTKPSLYRSFKSKDDLVAAVLREVEAGFWERFESAETAFPDDPKAQMVAYFEGLAARSGGADYRGCALSNAVVEYPDRDHAGRAVAQGHKQDLRARLRAKAAQMGASDPGALGDAMMLLVEGVFTSSQMFDDDDKPALAVVGAVKALIEVYCR from the coding sequence ATGACGAAGTTCGACGAAAAAATCCCCGAGCACCACCTGCCCTACGGCCCCGGACCGCGCGCGGCCGAGCGGATCTTCGAGACCGCGCGCGACCTCTTCTATCGCGAAGGCATCCGGGCGGTCGGGGTGGACGAGATCGTCACCAAGGCGGGCGTGACCAAGCCCAGCCTCTATCGCAGCTTCAAGTCCAAGGACGACCTGGTGGCCGCCGTGCTGCGCGAGGTCGAGGCCGGGTTCTGGGAGCGGTTCGAGTCGGCCGAGACGGCGTTCCCCGACGATCCCAAGGCCCAGATGGTCGCCTATTTCGAAGGCCTGGCGGCGCGGTCCGGCGGGGCGGACTATCGCGGCTGTGCGCTCAGCAACGCCGTGGTCGAATACCCCGACCGCGACCATGCCGGCCGCGCCGTGGCCCAGGGCCACAAGCAGGACCTGCGCGCGCGGCTGCGAGCCAAGGCGGCGCAGATGGGCGCGTCCGACCCCGGCGCCCTGGGCGACGCGATGATGCTGCTGGTCGAAGGGGTGTTCACCTCCAGCCAGATGTTCGACGACGACGACAAGCCGGCCCTGGCCGTGGTCGGGGCGGTGAAGGCGCTGATCGAGGTCTATTGCCGATGA